The Heyndrickxia vini genome contains a region encoding:
- the pqqA gene encoding pyrroloquinoline quinone precursor peptide PqqA, giving the protein MWVKPEYKEINTSSEVTMYAYIGK; this is encoded by the coding sequence ATGTGGGTGAAGCCTGAATACAAAGAAATCAATACATCTTCTGAAGTGACAATGTATGCTTATATCGGAAAATAG
- the pqqB gene encoding pyrroloquinoline quinone biosynthesis protein PqqB produces the protein MGTAAGGGFPQWNCACPNCRDVREGAPALTPFLQSSLAINANEKDWYLINAGPDVTNQIESFAPLHAGPGIRETPLAGVILTDAELDHTIGLLSLREGSKLTIYGTEAIRKSLHSAFPVFPMLKNYCAWEWQTLYPDSMQEIGAFGESVQLMIETVPVSKKPPLYIQSNIVDEDRHLDVWEAGLVFHNIGSGKCFAYFPTLENITPAIEAHLRKADVLMVDGTFWSEDELTRLGATERDARNMGHLPISGLSGTAQKLASFPAERKILTHINNSNPILRKDSRERYTLEQLGFEIAYDGMEVEV, from the coding sequence TTGGGTACCGCTGCAGGAGGAGGGTTTCCACAGTGGAACTGTGCCTGTCCAAACTGCCGGGATGTTCGTGAAGGGGCTCCAGCACTTACTCCATTTTTACAATCATCGCTTGCTATAAATGCCAATGAAAAAGACTGGTACCTTATCAATGCTGGACCGGATGTAACCAATCAAATTGAATCCTTCGCACCACTGCATGCAGGTCCTGGAATAAGAGAAACCCCTTTAGCTGGTGTTATTTTAACAGATGCCGAGCTCGATCATACGATTGGATTATTATCACTGCGCGAGGGATCCAAATTGACTATTTATGGAACTGAGGCTATTAGAAAGAGTTTGCATTCTGCCTTTCCTGTTTTTCCAATGCTTAAAAATTACTGTGCTTGGGAATGGCAGACTCTTTATCCCGATTCCATGCAAGAAATCGGAGCTTTTGGTGAAAGCGTACAATTAATGATTGAGACAGTACCCGTTTCAAAAAAACCCCCGCTGTATATTCAGTCAAATATAGTAGATGAGGATCGTCATTTAGATGTTTGGGAAGCTGGATTGGTTTTTCACAATATAGGTTCCGGAAAATGTTTCGCTTATTTTCCTACATTAGAAAACATTACCCCAGCAATAGAAGCTCACTTACGTAAGGCTGACGTTTTAATGGTTGATGGAACCTTTTGGTCGGAAGATGAATTGACAAGGTTGGGAGCAACCGAACGTGACGCCAGAAACATGGGGCATTTGCCAATTAGCGGTCTATCAGGAACTGCACAAAAGCTAGCATCATTCCCTGCAGAAAGGAAAATTCTGACCCACATAAATAATAGCAATCCTATTTTGAGAAAGGACTCAAGGGAGAGGTATACATTGGAACAACTTGGTTTTGAAATTGCCTATGATGGAATGGAAGTGGAGGTGTAA
- the pqqC gene encoding pyrroloquinoline-quinone synthase PqqC produces the protein MLEHRKFITKEKEPDFKNEKVWKKEEFTEKLRDVGRSSYHDKHPFHAAMHQGNLSREQIRGWVANRYYYQKSVPIKDSAILSNLPSRELRREWIGRIIDHDGTNGEDGGIEAWLRLGEAVGLSREEIVQEEHVVPGVRFSVDAYVNFARSKPWIEAVASSLTELFSPNLIAKRIKVLEQQYPWIESRGLDYFQSRLTQAPRDSDVALKLVLNYCQTPEAQRRAVKALRFKCDVLWAQLDAIEKAFPYTSGRKE, from the coding sequence GTGCTCGAACACCGCAAGTTTATTACGAAAGAAAAGGAACCGGATTTTAAGAATGAAAAGGTTTGGAAAAAAGAGGAATTTACTGAAAAATTGAGGGATGTAGGGCGCTCCTCCTATCATGATAAACATCCTTTTCATGCGGCGATGCACCAAGGAAATTTAAGTCGTGAACAAATCCGTGGTTGGGTAGCTAATCGTTACTATTATCAAAAATCGGTTCCAATTAAAGATTCAGCTATTTTGTCTAACCTACCATCAAGGGAGCTTCGGCGTGAATGGATCGGTCGCATCATTGATCATGACGGCACGAACGGTGAAGATGGCGGTATTGAAGCATGGTTGCGACTAGGAGAAGCTGTAGGCTTGTCTCGTGAAGAAATTGTGCAAGAGGAACATGTTGTACCAGGTGTTCGTTTTTCCGTTGACGCTTATGTTAACTTCGCACGGTCAAAACCATGGATTGAAGCAGTTGCCTCCTCATTAACAGAATTGTTTTCTCCTAATTTAATAGCTAAGCGGATTAAAGTACTAGAGCAACAGTATCCTTGGATTGAAAGTAGAGGTCTTGACTATTTTCAAAGTCGCTTAACTCAAGCGCCTCGTGATTCGGATGTAGCTCTCAAGCTTGTATTAAATTATTGTCAAACTCCAGAAGCCCAAAGGCGGGCTGTTAAAGCTTTACGTTTCAAGTGTGATGTATTGTGGGCACAGCTTGATGCCATTGAAAAGGCATTTCCTTATACGTCTGGTAGAAAAGAATAA
- the pqqD gene encoding pyrroloquinoline quinone biosynthesis peptide chaperone PqqD has product MVKSILLRSFPKLAAKARLKFDKVRGKHLLLLPERVVILNETAASILTLCDGSQTVSSMSEKLRASLLKDAEESGIDAKPDLNTMKEDISEFLQEMVEQGWVVISTDDKVNHKKQK; this is encoded by the coding sequence GTGGTGAAGTCAATTTTACTTAGAAGCTTTCCGAAACTTGCAGCAAAGGCACGTTTGAAGTTTGATAAGGTTAGAGGGAAACATCTTCTTTTATTGCCGGAAAGGGTAGTCATTTTGAATGAAACGGCTGCCTCCATTCTTACACTCTGTGATGGTAGTCAAACGGTAAGCAGTATGAGTGAAAAGTTAAGGGCTTCGCTATTGAAAGATGCAGAGGAAAGTGGGATAGATGCGAAGCCTGACTTGAATACGATGAAGGAAGATATTTCTGAGTTTCTGCAGGAGATGGTGGAACAGGGATGGGTGGTGATTTCTACAGATGACAAAGTCAATCATAAGAAGCAAAAATGA
- the pqqE gene encoding pyrroloquinoline quinone biosynthesis protein PqqE → MTKSIIRSKNEVEPPYSLLAELTHRCPLHCPYCSNPIEMTSKETEITTEEWNRVLSEAADLGVVEVHFSGGEPLLRDDLNVLISRAHSLEMYSNLITSGIGLTMEKAAQLKAAGLENVQVSFQAGEARLSNIIGGYKAFEKKREAVYAVKEAQLHLSLNVVLHQMNLENLNDIILLAEEMGAERLELANTQYYNWALLNRNRLLPSRDQVERAREVYEEAKVRLRRKMEIIWVIPDYYSSTPKPCMGGWGAIGLTVAPNGVVLPCPTAGMIKDLSFENIRDASLRDIWYDSMSFNNFRGDEWMPEPCRSCDLRHEDGGGCRCQAFALTGDAYATDPTCMWAPDHQLIENAIQDAKSASSTQTSPIIYRRHFQDKPALKK, encoded by the coding sequence ATGACAAAGTCAATCATAAGAAGCAAAAATGAAGTGGAGCCCCCATACTCACTGCTTGCTGAGTTGACTCATCGCTGTCCATTACATTGTCCCTATTGCTCAAATCCTATTGAGATGACTTCGAAGGAAACTGAAATTACAACCGAAGAATGGAATCGTGTATTATCCGAGGCTGCTGATTTAGGAGTGGTAGAAGTTCATTTTTCCGGTGGAGAACCGCTCCTGCGTGATGATTTAAACGTTTTAATTAGCCGGGCACATTCATTAGAAATGTACAGTAATCTTATTACAAGCGGCATTGGATTAACGATGGAAAAAGCTGCTCAGTTGAAGGCGGCAGGTTTAGAAAACGTGCAGGTGAGTTTCCAGGCAGGGGAAGCGAGACTTTCGAACATAATCGGCGGGTATAAAGCATTTGAAAAGAAACGGGAAGCTGTCTATGCAGTAAAAGAAGCCCAATTACATTTATCGCTAAATGTAGTACTTCATCAGATGAATCTAGAAAATTTGAATGACATTATTTTGCTTGCAGAAGAAATGGGTGCGGAACGATTGGAATTGGCAAATACTCAGTATTATAACTGGGCTTTGCTCAATCGGAACCGACTGTTACCGAGCCGGGATCAAGTTGAACGGGCCCGTGAGGTTTATGAAGAAGCTAAAGTGCGTCTTAGAAGAAAAATGGAAATTATATGGGTTATTCCTGATTATTATTCATCGACACCTAAGCCTTGTATGGGTGGCTGGGGAGCAATTGGCTTAACAGTAGCACCAAATGGGGTTGTTCTTCCTTGCCCAACGGCAGGGATGATTAAAGATTTATCCTTTGAGAATATTCGAGATGCATCATTAAGAGATATTTGGTATGATTCAATGTCCTTTAACAATTTCCGTGGTGATGAATGGATGCCTGAACCTTGCCGTTCCTGCGATTTACGCCACGAAGATGGAGGGGGCTGCCGCTGTCAAGCTTTTGCCTTAACGGGAGATGCATATGCGACCGACCCAACGTGCATGTGGGCTCCGGATCATCAACTGATCGAAAATGCAATACAGGATGCGAAAAGCGCATCTTCAACACAGACATCACCAATAATCTATCGAAGGCATTTTCAAGATAAACCCGCGTTAAAAAAATAA
- a CDS encoding YkvA family protein, which produces MAIRLNKWKEFIQNLKRNIYILYLAYRHPETPWYAKVFSVCIVAYALSPIDFIPDVIPVLGYLDEVILLPLGILGAFSLIPKHILQECRVTASSTPKKLRKNWPAAIVIVLVWFSLTTSILFKYFLK; this is translated from the coding sequence ATGGCAATACGCCTAAACAAATGGAAGGAATTTATACAAAATCTAAAACGTAATATCTATATTCTCTATTTAGCTTATCGCCATCCGGAAACTCCATGGTATGCAAAAGTTTTTTCAGTATGTATAGTTGCTTATGCATTAAGTCCGATAGATTTTATTCCGGATGTGATTCCAGTATTAGGCTATTTAGATGAAGTCATTTTACTTCCATTAGGAATTTTAGGAGCATTCTCTTTAATACCAAAACATATTTTACAAGAGTGTCGGGTGACAGCCAGCAGCACACCCAAAAAGTTACGAAAAAATTGGCCGGCAGCGATTGTAATTGTACTTGTTTGGTTTAGTCTTACAACATCTATTCTTTTTAAATATTTTTTAAAATAA
- a CDS encoding MFS transporter codes for MIVGTLIGQIHSSVRQLMLVNLLRSIGQGMLVVDLALYLDELGWSTVAIGSVLASGGLLGVGLAPFVGIYSDRYGRKPFLLFSEFLTAGCALIGILTTNPIFLFIAITFSGFGKADAGSPSPCAPAEQAWLASFIPTNERGKVYSLNNALSFFGMAAGALLAGTMPLWESHFQGISFYRLLFCFIFLTSLINAMIILAIREDKVERKHVVEEESKNHEKKILQEENVAVLKLAAINILNGIAIGLTGPMMAYWFSVKFGASNTQIGGTLAVTFLATGMTSIMQAKLSHQHGTIRSIVTIRFIASLLLILMPILSSYTLVSAMYIMRTALNRGTQGAQQALSVSLTRDMRSGFASSINIFSMRLPISIGPYITGYLFGLGSLSLPFYIASGLQCSFALLYGKIFGTYDSKVKSQVSSS; via the coding sequence ATGATAGTGGGCACATTAATTGGACAAATTCATTCGTCTGTTAGGCAACTTATGCTTGTCAATCTTTTACGCAGTATTGGACAAGGCATGCTCGTTGTTGATTTGGCTTTATATCTTGATGAATTGGGTTGGAGTACTGTGGCAATAGGAAGTGTGCTTGCATCTGGGGGGTTACTAGGTGTTGGACTTGCACCTTTCGTTGGGATATACAGTGATCGATATGGAAGAAAGCCGTTTCTGCTTTTTTCTGAATTTTTAACAGCTGGGTGTGCACTGATTGGAATCTTAACGACAAATCCTATTTTCTTGTTTATCGCTATTACATTTTCTGGATTCGGAAAGGCAGATGCTGGTTCTCCCAGTCCGTGTGCTCCAGCTGAACAAGCTTGGCTTGCATCCTTTATCCCAACGAACGAACGCGGAAAGGTATATAGTCTGAATAATGCTCTTAGTTTTTTCGGAATGGCGGCAGGAGCGTTACTAGCGGGGACTATGCCTTTATGGGAAAGTCATTTTCAAGGTATATCTTTTTATCGTCTCCTATTTTGTTTTATCTTCCTTACTTCACTTATTAATGCAATGATTATTTTGGCAATTCGAGAAGATAAGGTTGAAAGAAAACATGTAGTAGAAGAGGAATCAAAGAATCACGAAAAGAAAATCTTACAAGAGGAAAATGTTGCGGTCTTAAAGTTGGCTGCTATTAATATTCTTAATGGAATTGCAATCGGATTAACAGGACCGATGATGGCTTATTGGTTTTCAGTAAAGTTTGGAGCAAGCAATACTCAGATTGGCGGCACACTTGCAGTCACCTTTTTGGCGACAGGTATGACTTCGATTATGCAAGCAAAATTATCCCACCAACATGGGACCATTCGATCGATTGTCACGATTCGTTTTATAGCAAGTCTACTGTTAATTTTAATGCCAATCCTTTCATCCTATACACTGGTTTCTGCGATGTATATTATGCGAACAGCATTAAATAGGGGAACGCAGGGAGCACAGCAAGCATTAAGTGTGAGCTTGACCCGAGACATGCGCAGTGGTTTCGCATCCAGCATTAATATCTTTTCCATGCGTCTGCCGATATCAATAGGACCTTATATTACCGGTTATCTTTTCGGACTAGGTTCATTGTCCCTTCCTTTTTATATAGCATCTGGATTACAATGCAGTTTTGCCTTGTTATACGGAAAAATTTTCGGCACCTACGATAGTAAAGTGAAATCTCAAGTGTCATCTAGTTAA
- a CDS encoding LysR family transcriptional regulator produces the protein MDIRQLRYYIAIVEERKISAAAERLHISQPPLSQHLKTMEEELGSKLVERSGKYFEVTEAGKALYKYALRMTQLMEEAKMEVKEVGNGVNGRLTIGINTFSVVELPEILHKFRKLYPKVTYKIQQNESSHLCKLVRDRIVELAIIRLPLDLDNLSVHHLYSEPFYFITSKKWQPADDEISLAEIQNFPLILPSTEGLGVHYIIKEAFSRFQLQPNIVGECSDITLLMDLISSDFGASIVPDTILKRHKGYPIHAHKIASNTLSASVGLIWLKNHYLSKSAQNFVDLIRKVRNS, from the coding sequence ATGGACATACGACAGTTGCGTTATTATATAGCCATTGTAGAGGAAAGGAAAATTTCTGCTGCTGCTGAAAGACTTCATATCTCCCAACCGCCATTAAGCCAACACTTAAAAACAATGGAAGAGGAATTAGGATCAAAATTAGTAGAAAGAAGTGGGAAGTATTTCGAAGTGACAGAAGCCGGGAAAGCTTTATACAAATACGCCTTGAGAATGACTCAGCTAATGGAAGAGGCAAAAATGGAAGTCAAGGAAGTGGGAAATGGGGTAAATGGAAGACTGACAATCGGTATCAATACGTTTTCAGTAGTCGAGTTACCCGAAATCCTTCATAAATTTCGAAAACTATATCCTAAGGTTACTTATAAAATACAACAAAATGAATCCTCACACCTTTGTAAATTAGTAAGAGACCGGATAGTCGAACTTGCGATCATTAGACTACCACTCGATTTGGATAATCTTTCCGTTCACCATCTTTATTCAGAACCGTTTTACTTCATTACATCAAAAAAATGGCAACCTGCTGATGATGAAATTTCACTTGCTGAAATTCAGAACTTTCCACTAATTTTGCCAAGTACGGAAGGATTAGGGGTGCATTATATAATTAAGGAGGCATTTTCAAGGTTCCAGTTACAACCCAACATTGTTGGCGAGTGTTCCGATATTACCCTTTTAATGGATTTAATTTCATCAGACTTTGGAGCTTCCATTGTTCCTGACACGATACTTAAACGTCATAAAGGATACCCCATACACGCCCACAAAATAGCAAGTAACACGCTATCTGCATCTGTCGGATTAATATGGCTAAAAAATCATTACCTATCTAAAAGTGCTCAAAATTTCGTTGATTTAATAAGAAAAGTGAGAAACAGCTAA
- a CDS encoding nucleoside deaminase has translation MPFRWLNFSRSPFLNFQLFTNYYNEVISMDFVKRTIDLALKNVEEGGRPFATVIVREGEIIAESPNLVAQTHDPTAHAEIIAIREACKKLQTEHLTDCEIYILASPCPMCLGSLYYCSPKKVVYITTREDYAPYYKDDRKYFELDTFYDEYSKPIEKRRLPMVQQMDENSIKVYQRWAELNKK, from the coding sequence ATGCCATTCAGATGGTTAAACTTTAGCCGTAGCCCGTTTTTAAATTTCCAACTATTTACAAATTATTACAACGAGGTGATTTCCATGGATTTTGTAAAACGTACGATAGATTTAGCACTAAAAAATGTAGAAGAAGGCGGTCGTCCATTTGCTACCGTAATTGTTCGAGAAGGAGAAATTATTGCTGAAAGTCCGAACCTGGTAGCACAAACGCATGACCCAACAGCACACGCTGAAATAATTGCCATTAGAGAAGCATGTAAAAAATTACAAACAGAGCATTTAACTGATTGTGAAATTTATATTCTTGCAAGCCCATGTCCGATGTGCCTAGGCTCTCTCTATTATTGCAGTCCAAAAAAAGTAGTTTATATTACAACACGTGAGGATTATGCTCCTTACTATAAAGATGACCGTAAGTACTTTGAGCTGGATACCTTCTATGATGAGTACAGCAAACCAATCGAAAAACGAAGATTACCAATGGTGCAGCAAATGGATGAAAATAGTATAAAAGTATACCAACGCTGGGCAGAGTTAAATAAAAAATAA